One segment of Aquimarina sp. BL5 DNA contains the following:
- a CDS encoding exodeoxyribonuclease III, producing the protein MKIISYNVNGIRAALKKGFIEWLQQADPDVICLQEIKANEDQLDLDVFAEAGYKYNYWYSAQKKGYSGVAVLSKTEPDHIAYGTGIDYMDHEGRNLRVDFNGVSIMSLYLPSGSNIERVEHKLKFMDDFQEYINELKTSHPNLVILGDYNICHEAIDIHDPVRNKNVSGFLPVEREWIGNFIDSGFIDSFRHFNSEPHNYSWWSYRANARANNKGWRLDYGMVAQPLKDKLERAVILSDAKHSDHCPIMVELNV; encoded by the coding sequence GTGAAAATAATATCATACAATGTAAACGGAATCCGAGCAGCATTAAAAAAAGGATTTATAGAATGGTTACAACAGGCAGATCCAGATGTGATTTGTTTGCAGGAGATTAAAGCCAATGAAGATCAGCTAGACTTGGATGTTTTTGCCGAAGCTGGATATAAGTATAACTATTGGTATAGTGCTCAGAAAAAAGGATATAGTGGCGTCGCTGTTTTATCTAAAACAGAGCCTGATCATATAGCATATGGAACCGGAATCGATTATATGGATCACGAAGGTCGTAACCTAAGAGTCGATTTTAATGGAGTTTCTATTATGAGTCTTTACTTACCAAGTGGTTCTAATATAGAACGTGTAGAACATAAACTGAAGTTTATGGATGATTTTCAGGAGTATATCAATGAGTTAAAGACCTCTCATCCCAACTTGGTGATTTTGGGGGATTATAATATTTGTCACGAGGCTATTGATATTCACGATCCGGTTCGTAATAAAAATGTGTCTGGATTTTTGCCAGTAGAGCGTGAATGGATTGGTAATTTTATAGACAGTGGCTTTATAGATTCCTTTAGGCATTTCAACTCAGAACCACATAATTATTCTTGGTGGAGCTACAGAGCTAATGCTAGAGCTAACAATAAGGGTTGGCGCTTAGATTACGGGATGGTAGCACAACCATTAAAAGATAAATTAGAAAGAGCCGTTATCTTATCAGATGCCAAACATAGCGATCATTGTCCTATTATGGTAGAGTTAAACGTGTAG
- a CDS encoding OmpA family protein produces the protein MIKRIAIVVFIAAFATSCVSSKVHKELEGKYARLKRDNRKLEDKFRALQKTSEADKLAMDQLNDEYEKTRTERDALRSKYDALSTNYENLKNSYDALGKNSAAALNANNKRNRELLSQLEEKERTLAAERNRLEKLQRDLDSRSKRVDELEGLIAAKDAKMQALKTAISKALRNFEGKGLTVEERNGKVYISMENKLLFDSGSWAVGTQGRQAVKQLASVLAENQDIAVLIEGHTDNVPYAGNGQLKGNWDLSTKRATAIVNLLLENNQIDAQNLTAAGRGEFSPVASNDTSTGKAKNRRIEVILTPKLDEISKLLNDI, from the coding sequence ATGATAAAAAGAATTGCAATAGTAGTATTCATAGCAGCATTTGCTACGTCCTGTGTTTCTTCTAAAGTACATAAGGAATTAGAAGGTAAATATGCACGATTAAAACGTGATAATCGTAAGCTGGAAGACAAATTTAGAGCTTTACAGAAGACGAGTGAAGCTGATAAGTTAGCGATGGATCAGCTTAATGATGAGTACGAAAAAACAAGAACAGAGAGAGATGCGTTACGATCCAAATATGATGCGCTTTCTACTAATTATGAAAACCTGAAGAATTCATATGATGCATTAGGAAAAAATAGTGCGGCTGCATTAAATGCGAATAATAAGAGGAATAGAGAATTATTGTCTCAGTTAGAAGAAAAAGAAAGAACCTTAGCTGCAGAACGAAATCGATTAGAAAAACTACAGAGAGATCTGGATAGTCGTTCTAAAAGAGTAGATGAATTAGAAGGATTGATTGCTGCCAAAGATGCCAAAATGCAAGCATTAAAAACTGCTATTTCCAAAGCCCTGCGAAATTTTGAAGGAAAAGGATTAACCGTAGAAGAAAGAAATGGTAAGGTATATATCTCTATGGAGAATAAACTATTATTTGATTCAGGTAGTTGGGCAGTTGGAACGCAGGGAAGACAAGCTGTAAAACAATTAGCGTCCGTATTAGCAGAAAACCAGGATATTGCTGTATTGATTGAAGGTCATACTGACAATGTACCATATGCTGGGAATGGACAGTTAAAAGGAAACTGGGATTTGTCTACCAAAAGAGCAACGGCGATCGTGAATTTATTATTAGAGAATAATCAAATAGATGCGCAGAATTTGACTGCTGCAGGAAGAGGTGAATTCTCACCAGTTGCGTCCAATGATACGTCAACTGGTAAAGCAAAGAACAGAAGGATAGAAGTAATCTTAACGCCTAAGTTGGATGAAATCTCCAAATTATTAAATGATATATAG
- a CDS encoding cytochrome c oxidase assembly factor Coa1 family protein, producing MTDYIHKKNWWHKNRGWVLVVLVLVFGFILTILTVLGKPIGDFTKAIVDPSVYNNAFDMVQDDDRVITLLGEVQPISIFELLEGEVRYAEEGKAIITVGVKGSKQKGKMDIVAHKKNKTWQYETIRIRTKKPKKVVEILGSK from the coding sequence ATGACAGATTATATACATAAAAAAAATTGGTGGCATAAAAATCGAGGTTGGGTTTTGGTAGTTTTAGTGCTAGTATTTGGATTTATTTTAACGATACTAACAGTTTTAGGAAAACCTATTGGAGATTTTACCAAAGCTATTGTGGATCCGTCAGTGTATAATAATGCTTTTGATATGGTACAAGATGATGATCGAGTGATTACATTATTAGGAGAAGTACAACCGATTAGTATTTTTGAACTTCTGGAAGGAGAAGTACGATATGCAGAAGAAGGTAAAGCGATCATTACTGTTGGAGTCAAAGGATCAAAACAAAAAGGAAAAATGGACATTGTCGCCCATAAAAAAAATAAAACTTGGCAGTATGAAACTATAAGAATTCGAACCAAAAAGCCAAAGAAGGTGGTTGAAATTTTAGGTAGTAAATAA
- a CDS encoding DUF434 domain-containing protein: MSVRNRGKEVSDDRLFGDFKMQEKLRDAAKDMCYLLSRGFAEKSSLQLVGNRYRLNARQQRALQGISASEQQIIVRAEKGLDPKDLKGKRIVIDGFNILIILESVMSGAYVFKGLDGYYRDVSGVHGTYKRVQKTEEALLLIGNVLNELDVIAVDWYFDAPVSNSGRLKTMLRELAEQYQFPWNIYLENNPDTVLADVKDIVVSSDAWVLDRALQNFNLGGHLIENYMSKAFVVNAR, encoded by the coding sequence ATGTCTGTCAGAAACCGAGGAAAAGAAGTCAGTGATGATCGGTTATTTGGTGACTTCAAAATGCAAGAAAAACTCAGAGATGCAGCAAAAGATATGTGTTATCTATTGAGTAGAGGGTTTGCAGAAAAATCATCATTACAATTAGTCGGTAATCGATACAGGCTCAATGCCAGACAGCAAAGAGCGCTACAAGGAATAAGCGCAAGCGAACAACAAATAATTGTACGGGCCGAGAAAGGCTTAGATCCAAAAGATTTAAAGGGTAAAAGAATTGTAATTGATGGGTTTAATATCTTGATCATTTTAGAAAGTGTTATGTCTGGAGCATATGTTTTCAAGGGATTGGATGGATATTATCGAGATGTTTCTGGTGTACATGGAACGTATAAAAGAGTTCAAAAAACAGAAGAAGCACTATTATTAATAGGTAATGTTTTAAATGAATTGGATGTAATTGCTGTAGACTGGTATTTTGATGCCCCAGTCTCTAATAGTGGTAGATTAAAAACAATGCTCCGCGAATTAGCTGAACAATATCAATTTCCTTGGAACATATATTTAGAAAACAATCCTGATACAGTTCTAGCAGATGTTAAAGATATAGTGGTAAGTTCTGATGCTTGGGTGCTAGATAGGGCACTACAAAACTTTAATTTAGGTGGGCATCTTATAGAAAATTATATGTCTAAAGCTTTTGTTGTAAATGCTAGATAA
- a CDS encoding tetratricopeptide repeat protein, with the protein MNLLKTIVLFLFFTSLSFSQSKIANDTLLASQYFKKADSLLTDRKLDSSIVYFKKALPIYEKAQAWERVAGCYNKISENERRKSEFQESLNNAEMAMKICIKHLAEKNEEKSITYSNIGSAYYKMSDFQNALVNFQKSLEIKKQIFSGDHKFLSTSFGDLGLVYNAISQYDKAKEYQQKSLDMDIRLFGEEDQRVGNDLYNLAGTLSDLGEHSQALSYYRKSLEITIKNKGQEHLSVGYDYSGLGSYYSGLKQYQNALKYQLKALEIFRKNESQYPLFAIYINIGLTLTDIGEYSKALQYHKKGMDIGLKILDKNHPSIGICYWNIGFVHEKKEEKDLSIDYYSKALRIYKKAFGNNHPDIADLYINLGNVYIAKRDFKKALRYHTDALNIYSQTFKKENFKIATSLLSLSMLHFEQNNLTESFDYSQKAIRIVDSLYGELSPLSVEFLFQIGVIYYKQKDYQNALLFFDKALASNYNSNFDSLAGVFNPSQYHNSKMLFQTLEEKAKTFVKKYKKEKKIEDLNGGIEVYQNINSLIEYTRKSYQRHEDKLFFAKQAKGIYANAIKAELLLQEATKEENNNISIPYSYIEKSKSNTLKDLLNDSNAKNYIGLPSKLNEVEKNLRVNKAFYQSKINEEFSKKERDSVKITSYESELFNISRKQDSLTKVLEKNYPKYHQLKYKNEVISVADVQEKLDDKKTLLEFFTADSITYAFTISKSKIAVMELSTPKLDEQIEQFRSSITKNYDAYKEISYRLYQTLVAPIKQELVGNQLIIVPDGSLWHLNFDLLLTEENASNNPKTGPYFLKEYAISYANSATLLFGDQQEQIISKEQQECLAFSFSSGDTISTTRNVSLKAFRNLGMDLPGTREEIKAIANIVDGQYFYGSEATEQNFKEHAGAYNILHLALHGDVDNERPENSRLYFTKSKDTIEDNYLYSHELFALDIPAELTVLSACNTGTGKIAKGEGIMSLGNAFQYAGTKSLLLTNWEVSDETTPKIMEYFYTNLKEGKNKAEALQQAKLQFLTTTNEETYHPYYWGGFYLLGDTTAIQFQDNNYIYWWVGIGILALILLSLFWYRKRVLN; encoded by the coding sequence ATGAATTTACTAAAAACCATCGTCCTCTTTTTATTCTTTACTAGTCTTTCTTTTTCTCAGAGTAAGATAGCAAACGATACTCTTCTAGCTTCTCAGTATTTCAAGAAGGCAGATTCTTTGTTAACTGATAGGAAGTTAGATAGTTCGATTGTGTATTTTAAGAAAGCCTTGCCAATTTATGAAAAAGCACAAGCCTGGGAGCGAGTGGCTGGGTGTTATAACAAGATTTCTGAGAACGAAAGACGTAAATCAGAGTTTCAAGAGTCTCTTAATAACGCTGAAATGGCAATGAAAATATGTATAAAACACCTTGCTGAAAAGAATGAAGAAAAGTCAATAACTTATAGTAATATAGGATCAGCCTACTATAAAATGTCTGATTTTCAAAATGCTCTAGTAAATTTTCAAAAATCATTGGAAATAAAAAAACAAATCTTTAGTGGCGATCACAAATTTCTATCGACTTCCTTTGGTGATTTAGGATTGGTCTACAATGCTATTTCCCAATACGATAAAGCAAAGGAATATCAACAGAAATCATTAGATATGGATATTAGACTTTTTGGCGAGGAAGATCAAAGAGTTGGAAACGATTTGTATAACTTGGCAGGTACCTTAAGTGACTTAGGTGAACATTCTCAGGCGCTTTCTTATTATAGAAAAAGTTTAGAAATAACTATTAAGAATAAAGGTCAAGAGCATCTGTCCGTCGGTTATGATTATTCTGGTTTAGGGTCTTATTATAGTGGATTAAAACAGTATCAAAATGCATTGAAATATCAACTAAAAGCTTTAGAAATATTTCGAAAAAACGAGAGCCAATATCCTTTGTTTGCTATCTATATAAATATTGGTCTTACTTTAACTGATATAGGTGAATATAGTAAGGCTCTACAATATCATAAGAAAGGAATGGATATTGGATTAAAAATTCTTGATAAGAATCATCCCAGTATTGGGATTTGTTATTGGAATATTGGTTTTGTTCACGAGAAAAAAGAAGAAAAAGATCTTTCAATTGATTATTATAGTAAAGCACTAAGAATTTATAAAAAAGCATTCGGAAACAATCATCCCGATATTGCTGATTTGTATATAAACCTTGGAAATGTTTATATAGCAAAGAGAGACTTTAAAAAGGCTTTGAGGTATCACACAGATGCATTAAATATTTATAGTCAAACATTTAAAAAAGAGAATTTTAAAATAGCGACTTCTTTATTAAGTCTCTCAATGCTCCATTTTGAGCAAAATAATCTTACTGAGAGCTTTGATTATTCACAAAAGGCAATTAGAATTGTTGATAGTTTGTATGGTGAATTAAGCCCTTTGAGTGTTGAGTTTTTATTTCAAATAGGAGTAATATATTATAAACAAAAAGATTATCAAAATGCTTTGCTTTTTTTTGATAAAGCGTTGGCCTCCAATTACAATAGTAATTTTGATAGTTTGGCAGGTGTTTTTAACCCTAGCCAATATCATAATTCTAAAATGTTATTTCAAACCTTAGAAGAAAAAGCAAAAACTTTTGTAAAGAAATATAAAAAGGAAAAAAAGATTGAAGATTTAAATGGAGGTATTGAAGTTTATCAGAATATAAATTCATTAATAGAGTATACAAGAAAATCTTACCAAAGACATGAAGATAAGTTATTTTTCGCAAAACAAGCTAAGGGGATATATGCGAATGCTATAAAGGCAGAATTATTGTTACAAGAAGCAACTAAAGAAGAAAACAATAATATATCTATTCCATATAGTTATATTGAGAAAAGTAAATCTAATACATTAAAAGATCTTCTAAATGATTCTAATGCCAAAAACTATATAGGATTACCAAGTAAACTTAATGAAGTGGAGAAAAACCTAAGAGTTAATAAAGCCTTTTATCAGTCTAAAATCAATGAAGAATTTTCTAAAAAAGAAAGGGATAGTGTTAAGATTACTAGTTACGAAAGTGAACTCTTCAATATCTCCAGAAAGCAGGACTCCTTGACCAAAGTCTTAGAAAAAAACTATCCTAAATACCATCAATTAAAATATAAGAATGAAGTTATTTCTGTAGCCGATGTTCAAGAAAAACTAGATGATAAAAAAACTTTACTAGAGTTTTTTACGGCAGATAGTATCACCTATGCCTTTACAATTTCTAAAAGCAAGATTGCAGTAATGGAGTTATCAACTCCAAAACTTGATGAGCAGATTGAACAATTTAGGAGTTCTATTACTAAGAATTATGATGCTTATAAAGAGATTTCATACCGATTATATCAAACTTTAGTTGCTCCAATCAAACAAGAGCTGGTGGGTAATCAATTAATCATAGTTCCAGATGGATCACTATGGCATCTTAATTTTGATTTATTATTAACCGAGGAAAATGCTTCTAACAACCCTAAAACTGGGCCGTACTTCCTTAAAGAATATGCAATTTCGTATGCTAATTCCGCTACATTATTGTTTGGTGATCAACAGGAGCAAATCATTTCTAAGGAACAACAAGAATGTTTAGCCTTTTCTTTTTCTAGTGGAGATACGATTTCAACTACAAGAAACGTAAGTTTAAAAGCTTTTAGAAATTTAGGTATGGACCTGCCAGGAACTAGAGAAGAGATCAAGGCCATTGCTAATATTGTAGATGGGCAATACTTTTATGGTTCTGAGGCTACAGAGCAAAACTTTAAAGAGCATGCAGGAGCCTATAATATTTTACATTTAGCATTACATGGGGATGTAGACAATGAACGACCAGAGAATTCTAGGCTTTATTTTACCAAAAGTAAAGATACAATAGAAGATAATTATTTATATAGTCATGAATTATTTGCATTAGATATTCCGGCAGAATTAACGGTATTAAGTGCGTGTAATACGGGAACTGGTAAAATTGCGAAAGGCGAAGGGATTATGAGTTTGGGAAATGCGTTTCAGTATGCAGGAACCAAAAGCCTATTACTTACCAATTGGGAAGTATCGGATGAGACAACTCCTAAGATCATGGAATATTTTTATACTAATCTTAAAGAAGGTAAAAATAAGGCAGAAGCTTTACAACAAGCAAAATTACAATTTCTAACCACTACAAACGAAGAGACCTATCATCCCTATTATTGGGGTGGGTTTTATTTGCTAGGAGATACCACGGCTATTCAGTTTCAAGATAACAATTATATATATTGGTGGGTTGGAATTGGTATTTTAGCACTGATCTTACTAAGTTTGTTTTGGTATAGAAAGAGAGTGCTAAATTAG
- a CDS encoding ATP-binding cassette domain-containing protein — MNHLFIRDLTKSFGKNYILNEVTLQCGVGEIVGVFGRNGTGKSTMLRCVFGTMRSNAIYINIDDETIKPKEVIADGRIGYLPQDSFLPKEKKVRDIIPLLFPNGEDQDKIFYTKGIHSIENRRAGKLSLGELRYLEVVLLSHLEHQFLMMDEPFSMIQPSYKELIKELLLSIKKKKGIIITDHYYEDVLDITDRNFLIKEGSLIAIQNKTDLVTHGYLRSR, encoded by the coding sequence ATGAACCATCTTTTTATTAGGGATCTAACAAAATCATTTGGCAAAAACTACATTCTAAATGAGGTTACTTTGCAATGCGGTGTGGGCGAAATTGTTGGTGTTTTTGGCAGAAACGGAACAGGAAAATCTACGATGCTACGATGTGTTTTTGGAACAATGAGGTCTAATGCAATATATATTAATATAGATGATGAAACGATAAAGCCTAAAGAGGTAATAGCAGATGGTAGAATAGGATATCTTCCTCAGGATTCTTTTTTGCCAAAAGAGAAAAAAGTAAGAGATATTATTCCTTTACTATTTCCCAATGGAGAGGATCAGGATAAAATATTTTATACAAAAGGAATACATAGCATAGAAAACCGAAGAGCAGGAAAACTGTCATTAGGAGAGTTGAGGTATTTAGAAGTTGTGTTACTCTCACATTTAGAACACCAATTCTTAATGATGGATGAACCTTTTTCAATGATTCAACCTTCTTATAAGGAGTTGATAAAAGAGTTACTACTATCTATTAAGAAGAAAAAAGGAATTATCATTACAGATCATTATTACGAAGATGTATTGGATATTACGGATAGAAATTTCTTAATAAAAGAAGGTAGTTTGATAGCTATTCAAAATAAAACGGATCTAGTAACCCATGGATATCTTAGATCACGGTAA